The Hippoglossus stenolepis isolate QCI-W04-F060 chromosome 3, HSTE1.2, whole genome shotgun sequence genomic sequence taagtagataaaaaaaactgatactAGTGTCATGTCTGTCCACTAAATAAAGGTTACAGCTCCTCAGTCAGATGCTAAATGTTCAAATGAAGactggaaagaggaggaaacaaccAGCTCTgccaaagcaaaacaaaaacaatctgagCACCACGGTCACAGCAGAGGTTTACGTACCCTCCATGTTCAGGTGAGCACCTCAGGACgtcttgttgttttcctcctctcggTGTTTTGAAACATTCCTCTGCGGTTTACCTTGGAAATGGATTATTTCCCAGCTGACTGTAAAAAGGTTGAATCACATCGGTTGGTTTCCACCGTTATGTTTTGCAGCTGTGTTTTGCTGTGGCCAAGCCAAACAGCTGAGGAGCTACCGGGCCCAGGTGCACAGCGGGGGGGTTCCTGACACCAATTCCACTCTTCTGCCTCCGACCGCAAGGtgcagacagaaacactgtctgGTTGTTACTGATACAATAACACTGGATGAATCACcgggattttattttattcgaCACCACGGCTGCAGATCCCGTAGAAATCCGAAGGGGTCATTAATTTCCTCGAAGCCATATTTTTTATCCCACTGCAAATTGTGGAGCTGCCAAGTCAAGCAAAGTGGTAACAACTAAGAAGCCAGCTCGGCCTTGAGCTGTCAGTGGCAGCAGGCCTGGCTGGGAGAAGAGTCGTAATTATACGGCACGATGGTTTTCTGTCACTTCACAGTCGTTATTATTCTTTTTGTGATGGGGCATGTGACGTCCTCAGTAACTTATCACCTTGTAATTACTCGGATAAACACCCCCGACGAGCTAATGtgacaaaatagaaaaactctTGAGGTTAACTACATGTATGCTAGACTTTCAAAACAGTTCTGATTGCATCCCCAGTTTGTGCCTCTTGTGTTTGATCATTAGCTTTACATGCAAGTTGCATCGGTCAACATCTGTTTCTCTAAAAGACTGATATGCTTTGATATTAAAAACCAGAATTTCCAGAGAGCTTTTAAACTCGTCTAACCATGCAGATGAAGAATAGTCTGTCTGCTCTACACTGAGAGGTTTTTTACTGTGTCTCCAAAGTTGTGTCTCTTGttacaaatacaaagaaaagcaaacacaactGCTTCTGGGAGAAATGGGTTAAAATGAGTATTTGTGACATGGTGGaggtttttttcctccagatgGTTAAAGGTAGTCACTGATACTTGATGCAAGACACAGATTCATGTCACTGTGACCCGGATGTAATGTGACTACATGAATGGCACAAACTCCGGCTGTGCTATATTAGGCTGTGACCTTCATGAACCGATCCAGCCTTCAACCAAGAGCTCAGTCATTACCATTGGTCCTGAAACTTGTCAGGCCAATCACAATCCCTTATTTAACATGAGTCTAGGTTTGATATGATGATTGACAGAGGAGTTCCCCTGAAGCATTTTAATTAACAGATTGCTGTGAATCTGCTATAATGACAGTATTTAGCAcaattttagatttatttatggTGCTATATTTGTTAGGCCTAtgcaaaaatatatgaaaaaccaaacttggtggagggatggaccTTAGAAGAACACATTCATCTCTGTGGATGCAGATTAAGGGGCcgatgcaggttttttttttattatatatatatatataagcctatatatatatattatatatatatatatatatatatatatatagcttcAAGACAAATAGCTTATTTagtttatcagttttttttctctataaAAACTATAGTCATGTGAAGGATtgttgggccctggtggaggtttGCGCTCTTGAGTGCAATTCATCCTTTTATATGCAACATTTAATCCAGATGGTGCTCATCAGGCATCTTtacttttcctttatttttgttttctccagaCAATTAGACACAACAGCATCTAACTGAATGAATCCTCGTGGTAGTTTGTTGATCCTGACTCCACATGAAGTGAACCTCTGAGGTAACGACTGGCTGCAGCGAGCattagacacacaaacacatcacataaCCACCAAACATTTAAATGCAGGAATGAACCTGAACCGAAAGTGGTGCTGCACAATTCTATCACCATCATACTAATGGAAAAGCACCAGGAAATGACTTCACACTGTTGGGTATATGgggttttattcatttaatttattaagaTGCTACATAGTCCAACCAGGTTGGGTTGTTTTTGTACACCAGAGAGACTACTTGACTAGGTATATTAATCTTCTTCTCAGAtagagttatttatttatttatatacatacaaaacaGTTTCCCGACTGCTTACATTGTTCATGGTGATGGTCAGAGACTCAGTCAGTATAGTTTTACAACTGGGCCTGGATCCGTTAGCAGTTacacagttatttttgtttgttaaatattCAACTTGGAGTACCAACAACACTATATTCTGGTACTTGGAAGTACTTTCCTTGCATTAAATGTTCAAATACTCCAACCGGAATTCGGTGAACAAGAAGAACTGTGTGCAAGTACTGCGTGACCCAGGCCTGATGCGAGGTCTGCTCTGCCCTCCCTTTAAGCCGCAAGTCATCCTCAACCCAACAACTTTACAGAGATACAGTAGAAACTCTTTAATCTCTTACCCACCGCACAATTCTATCATCTTCCACTCCGCTGAACATGGAAGGATGCTGGAGTAGTGTAGTCTTTGATTTTTGGTTTAGCAAAGGGGAATTTACGGCTGTTCACTCATCTTATGTGGATTCACTATGAAAAAAATCTACCAATTCATCTTTTTCCTTCAAATAATACAGAGAGCGACTCTCCACTGATTTTATTCCTCAAAATTTGGAGATGAAACAATTcgagttgtttgttttttttgtttagtttattcTTGGCCTGAGAATAACTTGTCCAAACAGGTCACAAGGCAAGTCCTTCATCTGTAGAACATTTACAGAAGAATCAAATCCATACAAATCTCATTTCTGGTAGCTGCGATAATTCTTAAATGCTTCAACcctaacaacaaacaaaaaaaaagaatttacttaaaatcataaaaatgcaacagaaaagaagagaaaaacaaaatcagaaaatgtCGTTGTGCAAACCTACAACCAAataacatattattattattataacaattaTAAAAGCAATTAAATTAGATTCAAAAGTCCAAATGCAACACTCGTGTGTGAATGCATGCAATCAAACACCCCCCTCTGTCAAGCGGGGATGCGGTGAACACCAGGTGATGGGAGTAAAGTGGACTTAAAACAAAACGGgacatgaagaaagaaaatacctGCGCTGTAGTGTTTCCCACACGGATCGAGGTTCTACAACCAAAAGACGAGCTGATTTGACAAAGCCTCTGATTGCAGGAGTCAGTTTGATAGCCCTGTGTGAAACCCCGACTGTGTGGATCATCTCTCTGGTACATCCCTTCCTTAAAGGGGGTTTAGCTGGAAGGAACACCTGGATatactgtacagtgtgtgtgggggggattaCGTATACATATATACGTAAGGTCTGGCCTCTgtcatttagaaaaagaaaaacaatacacGGAAATGACATTCGCACAATTGCAAACTGACTCAATCGCACCAACACTACCTCGCcggtgttaaaaaaaaatccattcgTCTGAATCACGAGCATTAAATCACGTTTCCATTACTCCCCACCCACAGAACCAGTCATCTGTATGCATGAGACTTTGGGAAGAGGGCCAGAATGATTATGTGATGATTACGTAGAGGCAAGACCTGGAACAGTAGGTTTGTTCTTAagatgatgtttttcattttttcctcatgTACATTATCTTTgaatttttcaattttttttttacagaaattaGACTGAATCGAATCTTGtaccccgccccccccccacacacctaGCGAATGTGGCATTTTCTGATCCTAAATCCCAGaccccttgttttgttttcatccccCGAAAGCATGCTGCGGCCGACCGAACTGCTCCGCGCTCTACAAGACCAACTTGCCCACGATGACGCCCACCACAAAGAAAAGCATGATGAGGAACACGGTGCGGATGCTCAAcccttcctctttcttcatgACCACCGAGGGATGCTGAGACGACATCATGTTGCTCTTCCTCATCCGCAGACCGTCGTCCTCCTGAAgcggagagaagaggagaggaaataattAGGACAAGACGAAAGAAAGGAAGTGCGTGGAAAGTGGCAGAGAGGTGGTGGTCGGAGAGTGAAATAATGGAGAATAAAGAAGACAACATGGGGAAAAGAGACGCTCTGTTTGTTAATCAGTCAACAAGATAGgacaatgtttattttattagttCAAAGAAATAGGATCTACCAAAATCTTCATCTGACCAAATCCCCTGAGGTTGGCAGAAGGCGCCAGGCTTTAACACACTTCATTTCCCAGCAGCGGGTGGGGGGGCTCTCTGTTGGTTTAATCTAAGCCACAGGGGCGGCCAACAGTCGTTCTGCCTCTGGCAAGAACTTgaaggggaggaggtggtgctgGTGTCTAAGGGGAGGACACTCTTTCCTGGCCTCCCTGtggcgtgtgtgcatgtgagtcaTGTCCAACCAAACCTCGACAAAGCCCAATTTTAAACCTGACTTCATTGATCGTGGTGATTTATGGCACACACATTGATTTGCACAATTGCTTTACGAGCGTTGAACCCTGAGGTCTGCTGCTGATTATAGATGAGAGCAGTTCCACTTAATGCGAACCTCCATCTTGAGattctgtctctgttcaaaGAAGCACAGCAAAGGGCGGAGGACACTTCATATGTAGCCGTGTGGAGGAAAAAGTTGGTGTGTGAGGCGATTGTCATTAAACATTGATAAAAGATGAGTTAGAATTTGTCTGATCGATGACAACGTAGGTTTATTTTGTAGGAAACTGAAAAATCTGGCTTGATAATCACCTGTTAGACACGTGTTTCTATCTGAGAGTCTGCATTCTTTGGGGTTAGGTGAAAGTTCGTATTGAGTGACTGGGTTTATTCATCACTGGTTTACCACCTCCAGTAAACAAATCCCCCCTTTATTATTTCTGACAGGGAGATTAAAGGGATGCCTGAGTCTATGATGAACcactgaaatggaaaataaaacaaaatgaatagaaGAGAAACCGACTGTGGTCTTCCAGTTGTCTCACTCACCctaatctgtttgttttcttcccttAGCCTCTGAGCCTCCATCTGCAGCCTCTTGCACTCCTCCATGATCTTCTTCACCTCCCCGTCATCCAGGGTGGAGCTCAGTGACTTGAAGGGCAGCGAAGAGGACTCTGACTTCAGCAAGCTGGACGACATCATCTTGTTGGACTCCGTGTCGTGCTGTGAGAGGGTGACAGGGTAACGAGTTATAATATGTGGACTGTTGTTGCTGAAATGTTTCTATGGTAATTCTGAGCAATGGCTTGGCTGGCGCATGGCTGCACTTTACATTTGGGGACATTTATGTACAGTGTATGAATGACACAGGCCTGCAGGGACAAAGTTGCATTTGAAACCTCCTGTCTTTACAAATAATGTCGCCAACGCACTGAAAACTGCTTGTTCGACCACACAAGATGTCTTAAAGTAGacattaaaacacttaaaaaacatgAGTCTCTTTTCAAAACTGTTGGCAGCAAACAAGCACAGAAACTAACTACCTTGTAATATTTCAAAAGCAAAGTCTAATCTAATAGACTTAATCCAATCAAGAGGTTGATAAATTGCAATAGTACTAATGCTAATCTAATTTATATGCTTGGATGCCCATGTGGCATGGCTAATGTCGGCCAAAATAAAGCTTAGTAAATACTGCAgaacagaaagcagcagcaccacaaaTCAGAAGCCACTGTACAAGTCGACATCTCTATTCCAAGAGGAAATAACATTGTTAGTTGTAACTCAGTCTTAAGCAGAGAATCCaattacaaatacacacaacacacacacacaaatatacacactaGATGATAATTACTCTTTAGCCTCATTGCTATGAACCATTTCCAAGAGTCTATTAGTAGCACATGCATTCTCTTCCATATTCATCATTGTGACATCTGGCACAACACATAGATGAGTCTTGtttagtgttgttttattttgtcatatgATCTGTGTAATATATTCCCAAAGGTTTAATGTATTTAGGTCTTTATGCAATAAAACTGGTTGGAGAGATATATATACTCATATTATATGGATATATAAATATTGCTTCTTAATGATTGGAACTTTTGCCTCTATCATAACCCTGTTAATAGTCTATGTACAACAATCAGGTTTAGGGATGGTCTTAACTTTGATGTTTTGCGTATTAATCCTCCTCCAATTTACATGTGGTtgtacaaatgtatttatatccTTCCTTACAATGTCACTGTGATAGTATTTCCTGAATTTATTCTGTCAAATGGAAAACTCAGACAGAGGATTTATCAGTTGCATTTTTCTTGTGTATCCACATTGGGTTAGTAGCCATCCCTCCTTATgttattcatatttgttttgatgGTTTCTGTGAAATCTCTCATACAGATTATACCTTTTACTACATatgcagtgaatttaaatatatatatatatatatatatgtgagtAGAATTTCCTGCATTGTGTATATTATATTCTgtaattgtcctttttttacattttgctggCACGTCCTGGTACCACGGAAGATTTAAGTATGATGTGATTTGCTTTAGTCTATAAGCTCTGAagaatgcttttttttttttttgccaaaactTAAGCTTATGGTATAAAGTCTGCACTGCATAACGACCCAATGTGCTTCAGCCTCTTTTTTATGCTTGTTCAGTGCCTCCTACCTCTGTGTTTGTAGAAGAGTTCACCCAGGGGTGCCTTTCATAAGTGGATCGAGCTGCTTTCTATCAGCATTATCTGTCTAATGGACTATGTGGAGCACGGTGCCAACTGGGAGCCATGTGCATGTATCACACACAGCTCATAATGAATTGAAAACAACTACCACTGGTCCTGTTCCCTCCCGGTGTTCATGAAGCCGGTGGACTTAGTTCATATCGTGATGAGCTAATGTCTCTACAGTTGTGTGGGGTCTGAGAGAGAAAGTcgcaaataaaataaactgcatgTGAGACTGAACAAAGGTGAAAGTGGTCCTCTGAAGAGTTCTTGATGGGCGAGAGTGTGGGTGTAAGGCAAGGAGAGAAAGGTGACTGACGTAGAGGAGACGTAGAGGGACAGTTTGATGCTAAAAATTCAGAGACCGTGTAGACAAGATGGAAAGATAAAGAATGAGAAAGCGTAAAAAGAGTAGGAGATTTGAAGGTTGAGATGGGACAGATGAAATAAAGACAGAGGatagagacaaagaaagagaagatgGATACAGCAGAGTAGTAAAAGGGTGGGGTGCTGcagaacaacaataacaacaataaacatcGTAGCCCCATAAATAATGTAGCCCCTCCGTggcacaaatataaacaaaagttGTTCTGTTCAGACAGAAGCAATAAAAAGCATCATGGTGAAAACCTGCGGCagcataaataaaatgacaccatcaattgaaaataaaacatattgtgtGCTACGGTCAATTAGtgagattttttaaatcctggAACGAAGCAATGAGATGCATCATTCACTTTGATATAAAACCTGTTGTGACGACAAAGACCAGCATTGTGAGACAAAGAAAGGCAGCGAGAGAGAGCACAGGCTGTCGCTTACCGTTTTTTCGTTCTCCAGTGGCAGCTCAAAAACACACCTCAGCTTAGAGTCCATCAGCTCATCTGGCTTCGCCTCCTTCCACtagaattatttaaatcaagGCAAAAGGAAAGATTGTTATGGTTGGTAAAAATCCCATACCAGAGAAGAGAAGCATAAACAAgtataaatctaaatgtttaaaCAGGGTTTCTGAAGTGGTCACTTATTCGGGCCTGAGCACCGACAGTGTGAAGGCCCAattgcttttcatttgattattcAGGAAAATTTATTGCATTTTTGGCGGCTTGAACATACTCGAAAACACAAAATTCCGCAGGCGCGTCACGCGGTGTGATCGTGGCATCACCTTTTGATGAGTCATCAAAACACGAGGCTTACACTTTGATGCAgtggctgctttacaatatacagctcaaatgagccGTCACACGACCTTCACGGTCAGAATTGTAACATTTCCTtaaaccgtgtaaacatttaGGTACGGCGAAGGTCGATCCTCCTTGgctctgtgttatttcatgATTTCAATCTTTTATAGcttattcttccttcttcattCAAGGTGAAGGCATAGAAGATGAGTCCGgtatgtcatcaaaggagccttcttcatttaggagagctggattccaagacacattTTCCTCATGATTTTCTTCCCGCAGTATCTTTGTGAGCATGTGAAcagtaagtctgaaatgattgcgaccagccatactaacactctggataaagaaaatcgAAAGcgtattttcaaatgcatatcaaccagtctattaagtatatactgttatatttcgagttttatgCATCGATGCATCATTGTGAATCGAATTGTAGACTGCTGAATCGCAAACGTATCGAatcgtgaggctagtgaagatgcacaccgCTAGTgtaaaatggccaaaatgtGGAGGCCTGATGCGCCCGCAAAGTCTGGTGAGTTTTCGAATATGTTCAAGCCGTCAAAAAACTGTGCTATTTAAATACTCGCACAACTCTTCTGTCAGTTTTAACTTTTCTTTCAACGTCTCCAGTTCTACACAGCACTCATTCAACCTCAGTTGTTTCCTCTTGCACAATATTAATTGGTGCCTGTTTTCATTGTACACAATGaacatttctttcatcttctgCAGTTCTTGTCTACTCTTCACTTTCATTCTCTTTTGCCCTCATTTCTGCAATGCACAGCTGAAAATGTATCAGCTGTTCGTCATTCATCTCGTGTGCCATTATGGTCTTTtctttacttgagtaaagttgTTCAGGTGATTAATCTGCATATGTCAAGATGAAAGaataacacttgtttgtgacttACTACTTAACTCCACCCAGGCTCTATATAAAAGAACACTTCAAAGGATTCATAAAGAAAAGAAGTCTTTGTTGTCAGTTTGataatgtcagtgtcagtgatcatagattcctttgatgtcttagactgttttatacgatctgaagagaaacaagagtgttTCTGACCTcaacagatctattagtctgtatgtagtgatagtgatagcaacacctactgccaaaaggaAGCAAGCCTcatttacaactttaattctatttacattaaattttcACCGTGTGGCCTGCACTTGATGGTGTGGACCGCAATGCGTGATTAGTATGCGTGGTTCGACGTTGCGCGATGGACAcacatatatctatatattgaCATTTACATCGCATTTTTGTAGGTACTTCCAAATTGTATACAACAATATTTGCCAGTAACATCATTGATCAATTAACATGACCTCGCCCTTCAGCTGGTCATTAAATGAATTAAGCTTTAGCTGAAATAGACACTTGTCCATTATGGGTCAATAAGCTGCTCTCCTGATGGAGCTAACAATATTGACAGAGTTAACAATATTGACAGAGTTTGTTACAGGTCTGATGGTGCAGACTTTTTGCAGTACAATGGACTGCCTCATCAATCAAATTGTTGGGGTTTGGTTTAGAGGTGAGTAAGCTCTCCTGAAAGCCCGTAAACAGATACAAAGAAAAGCTATAACTAAGGTTCATGTACATGTCTGTAAATGTAGCTGAAGACTTTTTAATGCCTTCTGAGAATTTTTTGAGGCAAGTGAATTCAATACTATTCTCGGCTTGATATGGCATCTATTTAAACTGTGTGGTGTGGagatcatttaaaataacacaataaagaaGCAGTGTTTCATATTCAACCTTCCTGTTATTCAAAGTGGGGGCAGAagcttgatgtttttttaaaatccctTAGAGGATTTTAATCCCAAGGCTGAACCACACACCAAATGGAAATTTCCAATGGAAGCTAATCtccaacaaacaacacaactgctgTTTTAATACATGGAATTACTATTCATTCAGGCTTTGGCTGTAAATGTGACTATACTCCGAGTCAATGtgcattttttacattattatcaaTAGCTGAACTGTTTTCAGGGAGGATCAACTCTGTCCATTGTTCTCAAGTTCCAACCTTTGTGTGAAACAACAAAAGAGTCTGCAAGCTCTCACTGGTGTGCTTCTCTTAAAACACcactgaaaacaaaatctgCTTTTAAGTCTAAACTTTGTTACAATCACAGGATTGAACAATACACTACTGGAGTCCAGGCTCTTCCTCAGTACCATGTTGCTTTTGTTACCATTACTCAGGTTGTCTTAGTATgcgtgtttgtatttttatgtgcatgtgcatttgtgtgtcacAATATCACACAAAAAAGTAATGCTGTATCCAACAactattttaattaaaattcgaaatcaatttaaatttttgattttaattaagtTTTTGCTGAAACGGACATGCCTCCAGTATGCACAACCCACTTTCACAGCAGCGTCACTAGTAATTTAGAGATGTATAACATGTCACAACAGCTGCAAGCACACAAGTAAACTATCAGGACCATCATGAATTACTTTACAAAATACCATTCCTGTTTTTCAAGACACAAAAAGGACACATACTGTGAATAATGGTGAAAAGTGACTGTAAGATGTTGGGACACACTCACCACTCCCTCCATGTCAGTCATGTCAGGAGGTGCTAGCAGGGACTGGACCATGAACTTGTGTTTGCTCTTCTCATTGGGGTCGTAGTCAAAAGGCTGCAGCATAACTGAAATAGAAAATGATAATCAGTGTCAGAATAGGCGGACACACGTTTATCCTGCAAACCTAAAGATTCTAAGATTGTCTTCTTTGGTCTTACTGTATGTGAAGAAAGGTTAGGAGGCTCTGTAGGGATATTAAAGTGATACGTTAAGGCAGTGGGTCTGGGATCGTGAGCCCACCAAGGGCACAGAAGATTAATCATATTACCAGGAAGTCCCAAAGAATTAatacattcattttgttttgtaacaACTCTCCCGGTTTGATTTGGTTTCTAAACCTCATCCTCAGGAGCCTTAGGAAAAAGTGtacgtttcttttttatcatccaaactgcagcagacagGCAGGTAAACAATATGGTTTCTGGGTGAAGCTTCTCTCCCATATACAAGTAGTTGTGGAACGCCAGCTATTAGTATTAGTCAGCAACTTTCCATCTCTTTCCCCTTCTCAACTCTCGTGTTCACTCCTTGGATTTGAGAGGAATTAGTGAGTATCAAATACCCATGTATTTGCCAAACAGTAAACTAGGGCCTCCACGTCTTCAAGAATCTGGGGGCTGCCCCTGCCGCTTGGAAAAAGTGGTTGAGATGATTTATTTCTATGTTCGTGTTACCATGACAGCGAAACACTGACAGATCTAGACATCCCAAGGGGGTAATCTTGCTAACAGCTTCCAACTCTGCCTTTTTCTTCCTTAACATTACATATCACTCTAACAGAAAGCAGGTGTGGAGTTGGAATACTACTTTAACCCATCACCACATCAGTCCCCTCAGTCTGTGGTGTGTTATTTGATGTCACTCCAATGAATGAGAAGTTGAGAATTTTAAAGCTGCAACAATGATTAATAATCACTTTCTTATGCCAGTGTTGGAGTTTAAGTGGCCAGTGTAGAAGAGACGAAAATGTCCATTGATGGCTGATCTTTTTTTGTCCTATTTTAAATGAGGGTGTAATTCAAAGGCATATTTTGACATCAGTATCAACTATGTCTGCAATGTCTGCGTGATTCTTTGGCTTTCACGAGAAACAAATGACCTCCTAATTTCAAAGCTGGTGTAGCTATTAGGATGGTTTTCATATATGGCACATGCCAATTCTCCCTAGAGTGGAAAACCTCAGAGATGTAGTGCACTATTACAGCAATCAAGGCAGTTCAATATCGCAAACCAGAAACAGACGGCTTGAACAGATTGAGAACGTCCTGTTTCAGTCAGAATCAATTTGTGCTGCCATCCACCTTCGGGTCCAAGGGGACAATAACAGAGAGGGGAGGCAGGAAAGCATTTAAGTTGTTTGAGCAACACAAAAAAGGTCCGGAGCCAAAGTCtgagatgaaaaaacaacagatttaaaTCATCTTTGATTTCCAGCCTTTGAACACACCTTTACAAAAAGCTACTTCTGCTAATGGTATGATTTAGTATTCTGTCTTCATGCTGGGTAAACATTCATAAAACTCACAGAGGCTAATTGTAGTCAACACGGTCAAGCTGGAAGGTAATGGCCTGCCTGCTTGTTGATGATGAATGGAAAGAGTAGAGGGCTGAGGGAGGGCGGTAAGGAAATTTTCCTTTCC encodes the following:
- the LOC118104489 gene encoding vesicle-associated membrane protein-associated protein B; protein product: MARPEQVLLLEPPHELKFRGPFSDVVTTNLKLANPTDRNVCFKVKTTAPRRYCVRPNSGIIDAGTSINVSVMLQPFDYDPNEKSKHKFMVQSLLAPPDMTDMEGVWKEAKPDELMDSKLRCVFELPLENEKTHDTESNKMMSSSLLKSESSSLPFKSLSSTLDDGEVKKIMEECKRLQMEAQRLREENKQIREDDGLRMRKSNMMSSQHPSVVMKKEEGLSIRTVFLIMLFFVVGVIVGKLVL